A DNA window from Brenneria izadpanahii contains the following coding sequences:
- the atpD gene encoding F0F1 ATP synthase subunit beta: MATGKIIQVIGAVVDVEFPQDAVPKVYDALEVKNGAEKLVLEVQQQLGGGVVRCIAMGSSDGLRRGLDVINQDHPIEVPVGKATLGRIMNVLGDPVDMKGDIGEEERWAIHRAAPSYEELSSSQELLETGIKVIDLMCPFAKGGKVGLFGGAGVGKTVNMMELIRNIAIEHSGYSVFAGVGERTREGNDFYHEMTESNVLDKVSLVYGQMNEPPGNRLRVALTGLTMAEKFRDEGRDVLLFVDNIYRYTLAGTEVSALLGRMPSAVGYQPTLAEEMGVLQERITSTKTGSITSVQAVYVPADDLTDPSPATTFAHLDATVVLSRQIASLGIYPAVDPLDSTSRQLDPLVVGQEHYDVARGVQSVLQRYQELKDIIAILGMDELSEEDKLVVSRARKIQRFLSQPFFVAEVFTGSPGKYVSLKDTIRGFKGIMEGEYDHLPEQAFYMVGSIEEAMEKAKKL, translated from the coding sequence ATGGCTACTGGAAAGATTATCCAGGTAATCGGCGCCGTGGTGGACGTCGAGTTCCCGCAAGATGCCGTACCGAAAGTGTACGATGCGCTTGAGGTAAAAAACGGTGCTGAAAAACTGGTGCTGGAAGTTCAGCAACAGTTGGGCGGCGGCGTTGTTCGCTGTATCGCAATGGGGTCTTCCGACGGCCTGCGTCGTGGGTTAGATGTAATTAACCAGGATCACCCGATCGAAGTACCGGTTGGTAAAGCAACGCTGGGCCGTATCATGAACGTGCTGGGCGACCCGGTCGACATGAAAGGCGACATCGGTGAAGAAGAACGTTGGGCGATTCACCGCGCGGCGCCAAGCTACGAAGAACTGTCCAGTTCGCAAGAACTGCTGGAAACCGGCATCAAGGTTATCGACCTGATGTGTCCGTTCGCTAAAGGCGGTAAAGTGGGTCTGTTCGGTGGCGCCGGTGTAGGTAAAACCGTAAACATGATGGAGCTGATCCGTAACATCGCGATCGAACACTCCGGTTATTCCGTGTTTGCCGGTGTCGGTGAACGTACTCGTGAAGGTAATGACTTCTATCACGAAATGACCGAATCCAACGTACTGGATAAAGTATCGCTGGTGTACGGCCAGATGAACGAGCCGCCGGGTAACCGTCTGCGCGTGGCGCTGACCGGGCTGACCATGGCGGAAAAATTCCGTGATGAAGGCCGTGACGTGCTGCTGTTTGTCGATAACATTTACCGTTATACCCTGGCCGGTACGGAAGTTTCCGCATTGCTGGGACGTATGCCTTCTGCGGTAGGTTATCAGCCGACGCTGGCGGAAGAAATGGGCGTGCTGCAAGAACGTATCACCTCCACGAAAACCGGTTCCATCACTTCCGTTCAGGCGGTTTACGTTCCTGCGGATGACTTGACTGACCCGTCGCCGGCCACCACCTTTGCCCACTTGGATGCAACCGTGGTACTGAGCCGTCAGATTGCGTCTCTGGGGATTTACCCTGCGGTTGACCCGCTGGATTCCACCAGCCGTCAGTTGGATCCGCTGGTTGTCGGTCAGGAACACTATGACGTTGCTCGTGGCGTGCAGTCTGTTCTGCAGCGTTACCAGGAACTGAAAGACATCATTGCGATCCTGGGTATGGACGAACTGTCGGAAGAAGACAAACTGGTCGTATCCCGTGCCCGTAAGATCCAGCGCTTCCTGTCGCAGCCGTTCTTCGTGGCGGAAGTGTTCACCGGTTCTCCGGGTAAATATGTTTCGCTGAAAGATACCATTCGCGGCTTTAAAGGTATTATGGAAGGCGAATACGACCACCTGCCGGAGCAGGCGTTCTACATGGTTGGTTCCATTGAAGAAGCAATGGAAAAAGCCAAGAAACTGTAA
- the atpG gene encoding F0F1 ATP synthase subunit gamma: MAGAKEIRSKIASVQNTQKITKAMEMVAASKMRKSQDRMAASRPYAKTIRNVIGHLALGNLEYKHPYLEERDVKRVGYLVVSTDRGLCGGLNINLFKKLLAEMKAWNEKSVEIDLALIGSKAVSFFGSVGGNVVAQVTGMGDNPSVSELIGPVKVMLQAYDEGRLDKLYIVSNKFINTMSQEPLVVQLLPLPPADDGELKKKSWDYLYEPDPKSLLDTLLRRYVESQVYQGVVENLASEQAARMVAMKAATDNGGSLIKELQLVYNKARQASITQELTEIVGGASAV, translated from the coding sequence ATGGCCGGCGCAAAAGAGATACGTAGTAAGATCGCAAGCGTCCAGAACACGCAGAAGATCACTAAAGCGATGGAGATGGTCGCCGCTTCCAAAATGCGTAAATCGCAGGATCGTATGGCGGCCAGCCGTCCTTATGCAAAAACCATACGCAATGTGATTGGTCACCTTGCGTTGGGGAATCTGGAATATAAACACCCTTACCTGGAAGAGCGTGATGTTAAACGCGTTGGGTATCTGGTGGTGTCTACCGACCGCGGCTTGTGCGGTGGTTTGAACATCAATCTGTTCAAAAAACTGCTGGCTGAAATGAAAGCCTGGAACGAGAAAAGCGTTGAGATCGATTTGGCGCTGATTGGCTCCAAAGCGGTCTCTTTTTTCGGTTCGGTAGGCGGGAACGTTGTTGCTCAGGTCACCGGCATGGGGGATAACCCTTCCGTGTCGGAACTGATTGGCCCGGTGAAGGTCATGCTGCAAGCCTATGACGAAGGCCGCCTGGACAAGCTGTATATTGTGAGCAACAAGTTCATCAATACCATGTCTCAGGAACCGCTTGTGGTTCAACTGCTGCCGTTGCCGCCAGCGGATGACGGCGAGTTGAAGAAAAAATCCTGGGATTATCTGTATGAACCCGATCCTAAGTCGCTGCTGGATACCCTGCTGCGCCGTTATGTGGAGTCACAGGTTTATCAGGGCGTCGTAGAAAACCTGGCCAGTGAGCAAGCCGCTCGAATGGTAGCGATGAAAGCCGCTACTGATAATGGCGGTAGTCTGATCAAAGAGCTGCAGTTGGTATACAACAAGGCTCGTCAGGCCAGCATCACCCAGGAACTCACTGAAATCGTCGGGGGAGCCTCCGCGGTTTAA
- the atpB gene encoding F0F1 ATP synthase subunit A produces the protein MSASGEISTPQEYIGHHLTHLQVGTGFWSINIDSMFFSIALGILFLVIFRRVAKKATSGVPGKLQTAVELIIGFVDGSVRDMYHGKSKLIAPLALTTFVWVFLMNLMDLLPIDFLPQVWAAIYGALGHDPAHAYLRVVPSADVNITLSMALGVFILILFYSIKMKGVGGFVKELTMQPFNHPVFIPINLILEGVSLLSKPVSLGLRLFGNMYAGELIFILIAGLLPWWSQWVLNVPWAIFHILIITLQAFIFMVLTVVYLSMASEEH, from the coding sequence ATGTCTGCATCAGGAGAAATCTCTACTCCTCAAGAGTATATCGGTCATCACCTGACACACTTGCAGGTGGGAACGGGGTTCTGGTCGATTAACATTGATTCGATGTTTTTCTCTATCGCTCTTGGGATCCTCTTTCTGGTTATCTTCCGCCGGGTTGCTAAAAAGGCGACCAGCGGCGTGCCAGGTAAATTGCAAACGGCCGTCGAGCTGATTATCGGCTTTGTCGATGGCAGCGTGCGCGATATGTATCACGGCAAAAGTAAGCTGATTGCCCCCCTGGCGCTGACCACTTTCGTCTGGGTCTTCCTGATGAACCTGATGGATTTGCTGCCCATCGATTTTCTGCCGCAGGTCTGGGCCGCCATTTACGGCGCTCTCGGCCACGATCCGGCGCACGCCTATCTGCGCGTGGTGCCCTCTGCTGACGTGAACATCACCCTTTCGATGGCGCTCGGCGTTTTCATTCTTATCCTGTTTTACAGCATCAAAATGAAGGGTGTCGGCGGGTTTGTGAAAGAACTAACCATGCAGCCGTTTAATCATCCGGTATTTATTCCTATCAACCTGATTCTTGAAGGTGTCAGCCTGCTGTCTAAACCTGTTTCCCTTGGTTTGCGACTGTTTGGCAACATGTATGCGGGTGAGTTGATCTTCATCCTGATTGCCGGCTTGCTGCCGTGGTGGTCTCAATGGGTGTTGAATGTGCCTTGGGCCATTTTCCACATTTTGATCATTACGCTTCAGGCTTTTATTTTCATGGTTCTGACGGTTGTTTATCTCTCGATGGCATCTGAAGAGCATTGA
- the glmU gene encoding bifunctional UDP-N-acetylglucosamine diphosphorylase/glucosamine-1-phosphate N-acetyltransferase GlmU gives MSNSAMSVVILAAGKGTRMYSDIPKVLHPLAGKPMVRHVIDAAMTVGAQHVHLVYGHGGDLLKSALSDRELNWVLQAEQLGTGHAMQQAAPYFADDEDILMLYGDVPLISPSTLQRLLQAKPQGGIGLLTVKLDDPSGYGRIVRENGEVVGIVEHKDASDEQRRINEINTGILVAGGKDLKRWLSRLNNDNSQGEYYITDIIAMAAAEGRRVVAVHPERLSEVEGVNNRLQLSSLERIYQREQAEKLLLKGVMLLDASRFDLRGELRHGRDVTIDANVVLEGQVTLGHRVKIGAGCVIKNSVIGDDCEISPYSVLEDAVLEANCTIGPFARLRPGAELEEGAHVGNFVELKKARLGKGSKAGHLSYLGDADIGAGVNIGAGTITCNYDGANKYKTIIGDDVFVGSDTQLVAPVKVAAGATIAAGTTVMKDVNSADLVYNRKEQNHKAGWQRPVKKK, from the coding sequence ATGTCGAACAGCGCTATGAGTGTGGTTATCCTTGCTGCAGGTAAAGGTACCCGCATGTATTCCGATATTCCTAAAGTTTTGCACCCGTTAGCCGGGAAACCGATGGTCCGGCATGTGATTGATGCCGCAATGACCGTTGGCGCACAGCATGTTCATCTGGTTTATGGGCATGGGGGGGATTTATTGAAGAGCGCGCTGTCCGATCGGGAATTGAATTGGGTGTTGCAGGCGGAGCAATTGGGTACGGGCCATGCCATGCAGCAGGCCGCTCCCTATTTCGCCGATGATGAAGATATCCTGATGTTGTACGGCGATGTGCCGTTAATTTCCCCGTCGACGCTGCAGCGTTTGCTGCAGGCTAAGCCGCAGGGCGGCATCGGATTGCTTACCGTTAAGCTGGACGATCCGTCAGGTTATGGGCGTATTGTGCGTGAAAACGGCGAGGTCGTCGGGATCGTAGAGCATAAAGACGCCAGCGATGAACAGCGTCGGATTAATGAAATCAATACCGGAATTCTGGTTGCCGGCGGCAAAGATTTGAAGCGCTGGTTAAGCCGGTTGAATAATGATAATTCACAGGGCGAGTATTACATCACCGATATTATTGCGATGGCGGCCGCCGAAGGGCGCCGTGTCGTCGCGGTGCATCCCGAGCGCTTGAGCGAAGTGGAGGGGGTGAATAATCGTCTGCAGCTTTCCTCTTTGGAGCGTATTTATCAACGTGAACAGGCGGAAAAATTATTGCTGAAAGGCGTAATGTTGCTTGATGCGTCCCGCTTTGATCTGCGTGGTGAATTACGCCACGGCCGTGATGTTACTATTGATGCCAACGTGGTGCTGGAAGGTCAGGTTACATTGGGCCATCGGGTAAAAATCGGCGCGGGCTGCGTGATTAAAAACAGCGTCATTGGTGATGATTGTGAAATCAGTCCATACTCAGTGCTGGAAGACGCGGTGTTGGAAGCTAACTGTACCATCGGGCCGTTCGCTCGTTTGCGTCCGGGCGCTGAGTTGGAAGAAGGCGCTCATGTCGGTAATTTCGTCGAACTAAAAAAAGCCCGACTGGGCAAAGGCTCGAAAGCCGGCCATCTGAGCTATCTCGGTGATGCGGATATTGGCGCGGGGGTTAATATCGGCGCGGGAACCATTACCTGTAACTATGATGGCGCCAATAAATATAAAACCATCATTGGCGATGACGTTTTTGTCGGCTCTGATACCCAACTGGTGGCGCCGGTCAAGGTGGCGGCAGGCGCGACTATCGCCGCAGGCACTACGGTGATGAAAGACGTAAATAGCGCGGATCTGGTCTATAACCGTAAAGAGCAGAACCACAAAGCCGGCTGGCAACGGCCGGTGAAGAAGAAGTAA
- the atpF gene encoding F0F1 ATP synthase subunit B, with translation MNINATILGQAIAFVLFVWFCMKYVWPPIMAAIEKRQKEIADGLSSAERAKKDLNLAQANATEQLKQAKADAQVIIEQANKRRAQILDEAKVEAEAERNKIVAQAQAEIEAERKRAREELRKQVAMLAIAGAEKIIERSVDEAANSDIVDKLVAEL, from the coding sequence GTGAATATTAACGCAACAATCCTCGGCCAAGCCATTGCGTTCGTCCTGTTTGTCTGGTTCTGCATGAAGTATGTATGGCCGCCGATTATGGCAGCCATTGAGAAACGTCAGAAAGAAATCGCTGACGGTTTGTCTTCTGCCGAACGTGCCAAAAAAGATTTGAACTTGGCGCAGGCCAATGCGACGGAGCAACTGAAACAAGCTAAAGCTGATGCTCAGGTCATCATTGAGCAGGCGAACAAACGCCGCGCTCAAATCCTGGATGAAGCTAAAGTTGAAGCGGAAGCTGAACGTAACAAAATTGTGGCGCAGGCGCAGGCTGAAATTGAAGCCGAACGTAAACGCGCTCGTGAAGAGTTGCGCAAGCAAGTCGCTATGTTGGCTATTGCCGGTGCCGAGAAAATTATTGAACGTTCCGTGGATGAAGCTGCTAATAGCGACATCGTTGATAAACTGGTCGCTGAACTGTAA
- the atpE gene encoding F0F1 ATP synthase subunit C: MENLSVDLLYMAAALMMGLAAIGAAIGIGILGGKFLEGAARQPDLIPLLRTQFFIVMGLVDAIPMIAVGLGLYVMFAVA, from the coding sequence ATGGAAAACCTGAGTGTGGATCTGCTGTACATGGCTGCCGCGTTAATGATGGGTTTGGCGGCAATCGGTGCTGCGATCGGTATCGGCATTCTGGGTGGTAAATTTTTGGAAGGTGCTGCGCGTCAGCCTGACCTGATCCCTCTGCTGCGTACACAGTTCTTTATCGTTATGGGTCTGGTCGACGCCATCCCGATGATTGCTGTTGGTCTGGGTCTGTATGTGATGTTTGCGGTGGCCTAA
- a CDS encoding F0F1 ATP synthase subunit epsilon gives MTYHLDVVSAEQEMFSGLVQKIQVTGSEGELGIYPGHAPLLTAIKPGMVRIVKQHGEEEYIYLSGGILEVQPNMVTVLSDTAIRGQDLDEARALEAKRKAEDHIRNSHGDVDYAQASAELTKAIAKLRVIELTRKAM, from the coding sequence ATGACTTACCATCTGGATGTAGTTAGTGCGGAGCAGGAAATGTTCTCCGGTCTGGTGCAGAAGATCCAGGTGACGGGGAGCGAAGGCGAACTGGGTATTTATCCGGGACACGCCCCTCTGCTTACTGCCATTAAGCCTGGTATGGTTCGTATTGTTAAACAGCACGGTGAAGAAGAGTATATCTACCTGTCTGGCGGCATCCTTGAGGTGCAGCCGAACATGGTTACCGTACTGTCAGATACCGCCATCCGTGGGCAGGATCTGGATGAAGCGCGTGCGTTGGAAGCGAAACGCAAAGCGGAAGATCATATCCGTAATTCGCATGGCGACGTGGATTATGCCCAAGCGTCCGCTGAACTGACGAAAGCAATTGCGAAGCTGCGCGTTATCGAGCTGACCAGAAAAGCGATGTAA
- the atpH gene encoding F0F1 ATP synthase subunit delta — MSEFITVARPYAKAAFDFAVENQAVDRWQNMLAFTAEVASNEQISDLLSGAMAPDELAKTFIAVCGDQLDEAGQNLIKVMAENGRLPVLPEVLEQFIQLRAAQDSTVDVDVVSADTLSEQQLSKIAAAMEQRLSRKVKLNCKIDKSVMAGVIIRAGDMVIDGSIRGRLERLADVLQS, encoded by the coding sequence ATGTCTGAATTTATCACGGTAGCTCGCCCCTACGCCAAAGCAGCTTTTGACTTTGCGGTTGAGAATCAGGCCGTTGATCGCTGGCAGAATATGTTGGCGTTCACGGCTGAGGTAGCGAGTAATGAACAGATTTCCGATCTGTTGTCCGGGGCGATGGCGCCGGATGAACTGGCGAAAACGTTCATTGCCGTTTGTGGTGATCAACTTGATGAAGCCGGTCAGAACCTGATCAAGGTCATGGCCGAGAACGGACGTTTGCCGGTGCTTCCTGAAGTACTGGAACAATTTATTCAACTGAGGGCGGCGCAGGATTCGACAGTCGATGTCGATGTTGTTTCTGCCGATACGTTGAGTGAGCAGCAGTTATCGAAGATAGCTGCCGCGATGGAACAACGTCTGTCACGCAAAGTGAAGCTGAATTGCAAAATTGATAAGTCTGTCATGGCTGGCGTGATTATTCGCGCGGGCGATATGGTGATAGATGGCAGCATTCGTGGTCGTCTGGAACGTCTGGCAGACGTCTTGCAGTCTTAA
- the atpA gene encoding F0F1 ATP synthase subunit alpha, producing the protein MQLNSTEISELIKQRIAQFNVVSEAHNEGTIVSVSDGIIRIHGLAEVMQGEMISLPGNRYAIALNLERDSVGAVVMGPYTDLAEGMKVKCTGRILEVPVGRGLLGRVVNTLGAPIDGKGPLDHDGFSAVEAIAPGVIERQSVDQPVQTGYKSVDAMIPIGRGQRELIIGDRQTGKTALAIDAIINQRDSGIKCIYVAIGQKASTISNVVRKLEEHGALENTIVVVATASESAALQYLAPYAGCAMGEYFRDRGEDALIIYDDLSKQAVAYRQISLLLRRPPGREAYPGDVFYLHSRLLERAARVNADYVEAFTKGEVKGKTGSLTALPIIETQAGDVSAFVPTNVISITDGQIFLESNLFNAGIRPAVNPGISVSRVGGSAQTKVMKKLSGGIRTALAQYRELAAFSQFASDLDDATRKQLSHGQKVTELLKQKQYAPMSVAQQSLVLFAAERGYLEDVDLAKVGSFEAALLAYADREHGELLQQIDQTGAYNDEIEGKFKGILDTFKATQSW; encoded by the coding sequence ATGCAACTGAATTCCACCGAAATCAGCGAACTGATCAAGCAGCGCATTGCTCAGTTCAATGTAGTGAGCGAAGCTCACAATGAAGGTACTATTGTTTCCGTCAGTGACGGGATCATCCGTATTCACGGTCTTGCCGAAGTTATGCAGGGGGAAATGATTTCTCTGCCTGGCAACCGTTATGCGATTGCACTGAACCTGGAGCGCGACTCCGTTGGTGCGGTGGTTATGGGTCCGTATACGGATCTGGCCGAAGGCATGAAAGTAAAATGCACCGGCCGTATTCTTGAAGTGCCCGTTGGCCGCGGTTTGCTGGGGCGTGTCGTCAATACGCTGGGCGCGCCGATTGATGGTAAAGGTCCGTTGGATCACGACGGTTTTTCCGCGGTTGAAGCGATTGCGCCTGGCGTTATCGAGCGTCAGTCCGTCGATCAACCGGTTCAGACGGGGTATAAATCCGTCGACGCCATGATCCCGATCGGCCGTGGTCAACGTGAGTTGATCATCGGCGACCGTCAGACGGGTAAAACCGCGCTGGCTATCGATGCCATCATCAACCAGCGTGATTCCGGCATCAAATGTATCTACGTTGCTATCGGCCAGAAAGCGTCCACCATTTCCAACGTGGTGCGCAAACTGGAAGAGCACGGCGCGCTGGAAAACACCATTGTGGTGGTTGCTACGGCGTCGGAATCCGCCGCGCTGCAATATCTGGCGCCATATGCCGGATGCGCCATGGGCGAATATTTCCGTGACCGCGGCGAAGACGCGCTGATTATTTATGATGACCTGTCCAAACAGGCCGTTGCCTATCGTCAGATTTCCTTGCTGCTTCGTCGTCCGCCAGGTCGTGAAGCTTATCCGGGCGACGTTTTCTACCTCCACTCCCGTCTGCTGGAACGTGCCGCGCGCGTAAACGCCGACTACGTTGAGGCTTTCACCAAGGGTGAAGTTAAAGGAAAAACCGGTTCTCTGACCGCACTGCCGATCATTGAAACTCAGGCAGGCGACGTTTCCGCGTTCGTTCCGACCAACGTTATTTCGATTACCGATGGTCAGATCTTCCTGGAATCCAACCTGTTCAACGCCGGTATCCGCCCTGCGGTTAACCCAGGGATTTCCGTATCCCGTGTTGGTGGTTCCGCACAGACCAAAGTGATGAAAAAACTGTCCGGCGGTATTCGTACCGCATTGGCTCAGTATCGTGAACTGGCGGCATTCTCCCAGTTTGCATCCGATTTGGATGATGCGACACGCAAGCAGTTAAGCCACGGTCAGAAAGTGACCGAGTTGCTGAAACAGAAACAGTACGCGCCGATGTCGGTCGCTCAGCAGTCTCTGGTTCTGTTCGCTGCGGAACGTGGTTACCTGGAAGACGTTGATCTGGCGAAAGTCGGTAGCTTTGAAGCGGCGCTTCTGGCATATGCCGACCGCGAGCATGGCGAACTTCTGCAACAAATCGACCAGACTGGCGCTTATAACGATGAGATCGAGGGTAAATTCAAAGGCATCCTCGACACCTTTAAAGCAACTCAGTCCTGGTAA